Proteins encoded within one genomic window of Bacteroidetes bacterium SB0662_bin_6:
- a CDS encoding acyl carrier protein, whose protein sequence is MTATENRLQELANENLNISGSADLDVGLSDSDVSSMDAVAFIKLVGKKFNVEIPPEDFAQITSLRALGAYLDAQSG, encoded by the coding sequence ATGACAGCAACAGAAAATCGACTCCAGGAACTTGCCAATGAGAACCTGAACATATCGGGTTCAGCCGATCTCGACGTCGGCCTCAGCGACTCCGATGTATCTTCAATGGACGCGGTTGCATTCATTAAACTGGTTGGCAAGAAGTTCAACGTGGAGATTCCTCCTGAAGACTTCGCGCAAATTACCAGCTTGCGGGCCCTTGGTGCATATCTCGATGCCCAGTCGGGGTGA
- a CDS encoding 4'-phosphopantetheinyl transferase superfamily protein, whose amino-acid sequence MASPSIDECWWHSFNRIDDVVVLHVDLTPNAAREACALAWLDEAEKARLRRYRYARPRRESALCRAALRAVLCDRLGCRNDQLAFDTSRHGKPFAVLRGAPASISFSVSHSGRHGLIALAPSGRLGVDVEERVARHDPDGEIRMIFAPRERAELASATGDRKFHLFFALWTMKEALIKALGTGFALDMSRFEIPPQMYLGASTSIFRFPHLPTIRWRLDNLGNDRFAAAVAHELVPNPPASPVR is encoded by the coding sequence ATGGCATCTCCCTCTATTGACGAATGCTGGTGGCATTCCTTCAATAGAATAGACGATGTAGTTGTCCTGCATGTTGATCTGACACCCAATGCGGCGCGTGAAGCATGCGCTCTGGCGTGGCTTGACGAGGCGGAAAAGGCGCGTTTGCGCCGTTATCGATATGCCCGTCCCCGACGGGAATCCGCCTTATGCCGTGCGGCGCTGCGTGCTGTGCTTTGCGATCGGCTTGGCTGCAGAAACGATCAGCTCGCATTCGATACTTCCAGACACGGCAAGCCGTTCGCTGTCTTGCGCGGGGCGCCGGCGTCTATCAGTTTCAGTGTCAGCCATAGCGGCAGGCACGGATTGATTGCGCTTGCGCCGTCAGGGCGCCTTGGCGTGGACGTGGAAGAACGCGTTGCCCGTCACGATCCTGACGGAGAGATCAGAATGATCTTTGCTCCGAGGGAGCGAGCTGAACTTGCTTCGGCAACCGGAGATCGGAAATTCCACCTGTTCTTTGCACTCTGGACCATGAAGGAGGCATTGATCAAGGCGCTCGGAACAGGTTTTGCCCTGGATATGTCACGATTCGAAATTCCGCCGCAGATGTATCTTGGTGCGAGCACGAGCATATTCAGGTTTCCTCATCTGCCGACAATCAGATGGCGGCTCGACAATCTGGGCAACGACCGTTTTGCGGCTGCGGTAGCTCATGAATTAGTCCCGAACCCTCCTGCCAGTCCTGTTCGTTAG
- a CDS encoding alpha/beta hydrolase → MTLETAWEIPDPVSADDVLMEDNSIITLRRHGYPEGQRLVLSHGNGLAIDLYYPFWSLLADDFDLIIYDLRNHGWNAVGTQNEHNVPSIISDQTRLLEGIDNHYGKKPKFGVFHSLSALTTLMSPGQGKEFVARILFDPPLCKPPHVTEEEFDAAAAYVAAMTRKRSARFQRPEDFAELLRYMPAFHRVMPGIFDLMAQTTLRKSSNGQDYELRCPREYEAQIIEYVRSFSVLVDLDTMLCPTKIVGADPTLPYSYLPTIDLSHIMTVDYDFLPETTHFLPLEQPEECAKAVREFIDAVNRGEYS, encoded by the coding sequence ATGACCTTAGAAACCGCCTGGGAAATACCCGACCCTGTTTCCGCGGACGATGTCCTCATGGAGGACAACTCCATCATTACGCTGCGGCGCCATGGGTATCCGGAGGGGCAGCGACTCGTTCTGAGTCACGGTAACGGCTTGGCGATCGATCTTTATTACCCCTTCTGGTCATTGCTTGCCGACGATTTCGACCTGATCATCTATGATTTGAGGAACCATGGCTGGAATGCGGTCGGGACCCAGAATGAGCATAATGTGCCGAGCATCATTAGTGACCAGACCCGTCTTCTTGAAGGGATTGACAACCACTACGGGAAAAAACCGAAATTTGGCGTATTTCATTCCCTGTCGGCATTGACGACCCTCATGTCGCCTGGACAGGGCAAGGAATTTGTCGCACGCATTCTGTTCGACCCTCCTCTATGTAAGCCGCCTCATGTTACGGAGGAAGAATTCGATGCCGCTGCGGCCTACGTAGCCGCCATGACGCGAAAACGCTCCGCCAGATTCCAGAGGCCGGAAGACTTCGCAGAGCTTCTTCGCTACATGCCGGCCTTCCACCGCGTAATGCCCGGGATTTTTGACCTGATGGCGCAGACTACACTTCGCAAATCCTCGAACGGGCAGGATTACGAGCTCAGATGTCCGCGAGAATATGAAGCGCAGATCATCGAGTATGTCAGGAGTTTTTCCGTACTGGTGGACCTTGACACCATGCTTTGCCCGACCAAAATTGTCGGAGCCGATCCCACCCTGCCCTATTCATATCTGCCGACCATTGACCTCAGCCATATTATGACGGTGGATTACGACTTCCTGCCGGAAACGACCCATTTTCTCCCGCTTGAGCAACCGGAAGAATGCGCAAAGGCTGTGCGCGAATTTATTGATGCCGTCAACAGAGGCGAATATTCGTGA